One segment of Pandoraea pnomenusa DNA contains the following:
- a CDS encoding alpha/beta hydrolase, whose protein sequence is MKSEISQQIATFAPEGHAPQMPLPSAAARAYEALVLDWARRPVEGLRVARNLPYGTDPLQRFDVFSAPDMPPDAPIVVFFHGGGWTNGYKEYVTFMAANVVATGCILVAPGYRLAPAAALPAALLDGADLLAALPVVLPDWATGCADTARRIVLAGHSAGGHLAALLALRPDLIALAGANPDNIVGCLPISGIFDLHHPAPAHGSLEARVYEMVLGPDTDDALMSPMCWTRGNRVPMVLGWGEHDSVRVALSNQRMASLLKAQGAPCAAFVEPGADHFQTHTRLRDPAHAWYGRLAGIAHHGTVPIG, encoded by the coding sequence ATGAAGTCAGAAATTTCGCAGCAGATCGCGACGTTTGCCCCCGAGGGCCACGCGCCGCAAATGCCTCTCCCGAGCGCCGCCGCACGCGCCTATGAAGCGTTGGTGCTCGACTGGGCCCGGCGTCCGGTGGAAGGATTGCGCGTCGCCAGGAATCTTCCGTATGGCACCGATCCGCTACAGCGCTTCGACGTGTTTTCCGCACCGGACATGCCGCCCGACGCCCCGATCGTGGTGTTCTTTCACGGTGGCGGCTGGACGAATGGCTACAAGGAGTATGTGACGTTCATGGCGGCGAACGTCGTGGCAACCGGTTGCATCCTGGTCGCCCCCGGCTATCGGCTTGCACCCGCGGCCGCGCTTCCCGCCGCGCTCCTCGATGGCGCGGACCTGCTCGCCGCATTACCGGTGGTTCTGCCCGACTGGGCCACGGGCTGCGCGGACACTGCTCGCCGCATCGTGCTCGCCGGTCATTCGGCCGGCGGGCATCTGGCGGCATTGCTCGCGCTGCGCCCGGACCTGATCGCGCTCGCAGGTGCGAACCCTGACAACATCGTGGGGTGCTTGCCGATCTCCGGCATCTTCGATCTGCATCATCCGGCGCCGGCGCACGGGTCGCTTGAAGCGCGTGTCTACGAAATGGTGCTCGGCCCCGATACCGATGACGCGTTGATGAGTCCGATGTGCTGGACGCGAGGCAATCGCGTGCCCATGGTGCTCGGCTGGGGCGAACACGACAGTGTCCGCGTCGCCCTTTCGAATCAGCGCATGGCCAGCTTGCTCAAGGCACAGGGCGCGCCCTGCGCCGCCTTCGTCGAGCCTGGCGCCGATCACTTCCAGACACACACACGCCTGAGAGATCCCGCCCATGCCTGGTACGGCCGTCTGGCGGGCATCGCTCACCACGGCACGGTTCCGATCGGCTGA
- a CDS encoding GGDEF domain-containing protein, with amino-acid sequence MSHEEKDLTPSSLQAAFLRHEDSLASSGRQPGEDNPTVYRTLLESTRAIPWKIDWATMQFTYIGPQIEALLGYAPSTWKTVEDWASRMHPEDRDAVVEFCVAQSQAGADHEADYRALTADGGYVWIRDVVHVVRKENGDVEALIGFMFDISERKRTEARLAELQRELERLSLSDSLTGVGNRRMFDMVIAREWANAEASGKPLSLVMVDIDFFKSYNDYYGHLQGDECLKRLARVLEAAVGPNAFLGRFGGEEFMLVLADTNADDAVRVAERCRALIAEEAIAHLRSPHGQRVTASFGVATVVPTGDIDVTAFINLADAQLYQAKDQGRNRIAAVDRARIGGDGYKRQSR; translated from the coding sequence ATGAGCCACGAAGAAAAGGATTTAACTCCCAGTTCGCTTCAAGCCGCGTTCCTGCGCCACGAGGACAGCCTGGCATCGTCCGGCCGCCAGCCCGGCGAGGACAACCCCACGGTTTATCGCACGTTGCTCGAATCCACCCGGGCGATTCCCTGGAAGATCGACTGGGCGACAATGCAGTTCACCTATATCGGCCCGCAGATTGAAGCACTGCTTGGCTACGCGCCGTCAACGTGGAAAACAGTCGAGGACTGGGCCTCGCGGATGCACCCGGAGGACCGTGACGCGGTTGTGGAATTTTGCGTCGCGCAGTCGCAAGCGGGCGCCGATCATGAGGCGGACTATCGCGCGCTGACCGCGGACGGCGGGTATGTGTGGATTCGCGACGTTGTCCACGTCGTGCGCAAGGAGAACGGTGACGTTGAGGCGCTGATCGGCTTCATGTTCGACATCAGTGAACGCAAGCGCACCGAGGCACGGCTCGCGGAACTCCAGCGCGAACTCGAACGGCTCTCGTTGTCAGACAGTTTGACCGGGGTCGGCAACCGTCGCATGTTCGACATGGTCATCGCCCGCGAATGGGCGAACGCGGAGGCATCGGGAAAGCCGCTTTCGCTCGTGATGGTCGACATCGATTTCTTCAAGTCGTACAACGACTATTACGGTCACCTCCAAGGCGACGAATGTCTGAAGCGCCTTGCGCGCGTGCTCGAAGCGGCAGTTGGGCCGAATGCGTTCCTTGGCAGATTTGGCGGGGAAGAATTCATGCTCGTGCTCGCCGACACGAATGCCGATGACGCGGTGCGTGTCGCGGAGCGTTGCCGCGCGCTGATCGCGGAGGAAGCCATCGCTCACCTACGCTCCCCGCACGGTCAGCGAGTCACGGCGAGCTTTGGGGTAGCCACCGTCGTGCCGACGGGAGACATTGACGTCACCGCGTTCATCAATCTGGCCGATGCGCAGCTCTATCAGGCTAAGGACCAGGGACGCAACCGTATCGCAGCGGTAGACCGGGCTCGCATCGGCGGCGACGGATATAAGCGGCAGTCGCGCTGA
- a CDS encoding FCD domain-containing protein has protein sequence MRPKGERDVRQVTQASGREKSDGHTLSEQAYWLMHRDILAGVLAPNEKLRLQGLQARYGLGMSPIREALMLLSREGLVSNEGQRGFRVTPVSVEDLQDIVWARLNIETILLGQSIRHGDADWGAEISAAFYKLTHAPVPASLDDIETLEAWEAAHRRFHRALLAGAKSPWLHRVDAQLVDLTERYRRIRLARMGFTARTDSIFTEHKALMEAALARDVDTACHLLHEHLTATFDAQKWLDDGLAATDDVPAAAPAPAKRPARKAVSPRARRSADTLEKA, from the coding sequence ATGCGACCGAAAGGTGAACGAGATGTCCGGCAAGTCACTCAAGCATCGGGGCGAGAGAAGTCCGATGGGCACACGCTATCGGAACAGGCATATTGGCTGATGCACCGTGACATTCTCGCGGGCGTCCTGGCGCCGAACGAAAAGTTGCGCTTGCAGGGACTGCAGGCGCGGTACGGTCTGGGCATGAGTCCCATCCGTGAGGCCCTGATGTTGTTGAGTCGCGAGGGACTTGTCTCGAACGAAGGACAGCGCGGCTTCCGCGTGACGCCGGTATCCGTCGAAGACTTGCAGGACATCGTCTGGGCGCGACTGAACATCGAGACGATCCTGCTCGGTCAGTCGATTCGCCACGGCGACGCCGACTGGGGGGCGGAAATCTCGGCGGCGTTTTACAAACTCACACATGCCCCCGTTCCCGCATCGCTCGACGACATCGAGACGCTGGAGGCGTGGGAAGCCGCGCACCGGCGATTCCACCGCGCCCTGCTCGCCGGCGCCAAGTCACCTTGGCTGCATCGCGTCGACGCGCAACTCGTCGATCTGACGGAACGCTATCGACGAATCCGTCTCGCCCGCATGGGGTTTACCGCTCGCACCGACAGCATCTTCACGGAGCACAAGGCACTGATGGAGGCGGCGCTCGCACGCGATGTCGATACCGCGTGCCATCTGCTGCACGAACACCTGACGGCGACCTTCGATGCGCAGAAATGGCTGGATGACGGCCTTGCCGCCACCGATGACGTACCTGCCGCCGCACCCGCGCCGGCCAAACGTCCTGCCAGAAAGGCCGTGTCGCCGCGCGCACGCCGCTCGGCCGACACCCTTGAAAAGGCCTGA
- a CDS encoding porin has protein sequence MMRSPSLARQTRHTRHTRRPRHSRLSFSWLAVPLAIGASVAHAQSNVTLYGSIDASINYVSNQGGAHSFQAQNGMINGSRWGMKGTEDLGGGTSAVFQLENGFNLFTGKLGQGSREFGRQAWVGLKDNRLGSLTLGRQYDPTIWYLAVHTGASPVARRLPIHSTTTTWVTRFVSIIR, from the coding sequence ATGATGCGCAGCCCCAGTCTTGCCCGGCAAACTCGCCATACTCGCCATACTCGCCGCCCCCGGCATTCCCGGCTTTCCTTTTCATGGCTCGCGGTCCCTCTCGCGATTGGCGCATCCGTCGCCCACGCGCAGTCGAACGTCACGCTGTACGGCAGCATCGACGCGAGCATCAATTACGTGTCGAACCAGGGTGGGGCGCACAGCTTTCAGGCGCAAAACGGCATGATCAACGGTTCGCGCTGGGGGATGAAAGGCACGGAAGACCTGGGCGGCGGGACCAGCGCCGTCTTCCAGTTGGAGAACGGCTTCAACCTCTTCACCGGCAAGCTGGGACAAGGCTCTCGCGAGTTCGGGCGGCAGGCCTGGGTCGGTCTGAAGGACAATCGGCTCGGCTCGCTCACGCTCGGTCGTCAATACGACCCGACCATCTGGTATCTCGCCGTGCATACGGGGGCTTCACCGGTGGCACGGCGTTTGCCCATCCATTCGACAACGACAACATGGGTAACTCGTTTCGTATCGATAATTCGGTGA
- a CDS encoding NAD-dependent epimerase/dehydratase family protein — protein sequence MTVLVTGAGLIGRLTATALHAQGEAVVLADVRVPQEATDLTVPIVRCDVTDFERLSDVVQGHGVTSIVHTAALLSSAIRRDPLAGVKVNTLGTANVLEVARRHDLARVVVASSTTVAYAAFGTLPAAPIGEDFATHAVSEAPASIYAATKVASEHLALAYDSLYDMSVIVLRYGAVLGAGREASTSVPGRLLGCLLDAGRREAPARLDDPVLLWNGREEFVDARDCALANVAALRAWAPAQRVFNIATGDWFTVEEFVGVVRERYPALRIGEMQLPAGGFAGFPHTRPAPSDVSAARRYLGFNTQYALRDSVDHFAAAHGAQGDALVQTLRS from the coding sequence ATGACGGTTTTAGTGACTGGCGCAGGGCTGATCGGCCGACTGACGGCAACGGCGTTGCATGCGCAGGGCGAGGCGGTCGTGCTGGCGGATGTCCGGGTTCCGCAGGAGGCAACTGATCTGACGGTGCCGATCGTTCGCTGCGACGTGACGGACTTTGAGCGTTTATCCGATGTGGTCCAGGGGCATGGCGTGACATCGATCGTGCACACGGCAGCGTTGCTGTCGAGCGCGATCCGGCGGGACCCGCTCGCCGGCGTGAAAGTCAACACGCTGGGAACGGCGAACGTGCTCGAAGTGGCCCGCCGGCACGATCTGGCGCGGGTCGTGGTTGCGAGTTCGACCACGGTGGCTTATGCCGCATTCGGCACGTTGCCCGCCGCGCCGATTGGCGAGGACTTCGCGACCCATGCCGTAAGCGAGGCGCCGGCCAGTATCTATGCGGCAACGAAGGTCGCCAGCGAACACCTGGCACTGGCCTACGACTCGCTGTACGACATGAGCGTGATCGTGTTGCGTTACGGCGCGGTGCTGGGGGCGGGAAGGGAGGCGTCGACGAGCGTGCCCGGTCGATTGCTGGGTTGCCTGCTCGACGCCGGTCGTCGCGAGGCGCCCGCGCGGCTCGACGATCCCGTGTTGCTTTGGAACGGGCGTGAGGAATTCGTCGACGCTCGCGATTGCGCGCTCGCCAACGTGGCGGCCCTGCGCGCCTGGGCGCCGGCGCAGCGCGTTTTCAACATTGCCACGGGCGACTGGTTCACTGTCGAGGAGTTCGTCGGCGTGGTCCGGGAGCGGTATCCGGCACTGCGCATTGGCGAGATGCAATTACCGGCGGGTGGCTTTGCTGGCTTCCCGCACACACGGCCGGCGCCATCGGATGTCAGCGCCGCTAGGCGTTACCTCGGCTTCAACACGCAATACGCGTTGCGCGATTCCGTCGACCATTTTGCTGCCGCACACGGTGCGCAGGGCGACGCGTTGGTTCAGACCCT
- a CDS encoding porin translates to MGNSFRIDNSVMYTSPSWSGLSMRTMYAFSNQAGAAAANRAYSAGLGYENGPLSLGAAFIVINNAGANAGGAVDGSSGSGDSTFIAAKQSVFGIGGSYVWGNGTYGATWTRTVISDGSSVNLFGYRPMGNASLRMDNFDVNVTYNATANITLIGSYAFTMGRYENATASASPKWHQVNLQAAYYFSKRTDVYIDAVYQHVIGGTGTPFANAILCGYAQSATPTQIVVGLGMRHRF, encoded by the coding sequence ATGGGTAACTCGTTTCGTATCGATAATTCGGTGATGTACACCAGTCCGTCGTGGAGCGGTCTGTCGATGCGCACCATGTACGCGTTCTCGAATCAGGCCGGTGCGGCCGCGGCAAATCGGGCTTACAGCGCGGGCCTCGGGTACGAAAACGGGCCGCTCAGCCTCGGCGCGGCCTTTATCGTCATCAATAACGCGGGCGCGAACGCGGGTGGCGCGGTCGACGGCAGCAGCGGCTCGGGCGACTCGACGTTCATCGCGGCCAAGCAATCGGTCTTCGGTATCGGAGGAAGCTACGTCTGGGGGAACGGCACCTACGGCGCCACGTGGACGCGTACGGTCATCAGCGACGGTTCGTCGGTCAATCTCTTCGGCTACAGGCCCATGGGGAATGCCAGCCTGCGCATGGACAACTTCGACGTGAACGTGACCTACAACGCGACCGCCAACATTACGTTGATCGGCTCCTACGCTTTCACGATGGGTCGATATGAAAATGCCACTGCGAGCGCGAGCCCGAAGTGGCACCAGGTCAATCTACAAGCCGCCTACTATTTTTCCAAGCGCACTGACGTCTATATCGACGCCGTCTACCAGCACGTTATCGGCGGTACCGGCACGCCTTTTGCGAACGCCATCTTGTGTGGATACGCCCAGTCGGCGACGCCGACACAGATCGTCGTCGGGCTGGGGATGCGTCATCGCTTCTGA